One region of Exiguobacterium acetylicum genomic DNA includes:
- a CDS encoding isochorismate synthase encodes MAYAQQELKQCIEQAVSQANASQRPILASYSWEIEATDMRSLEQGIEERFYFATPDRSMRAIGFGIVQQLQASGTDRFLRIQSQWANLNRDHVGHDLFAFSGFSFTELKQPDYRWSSFGDASMTIPKFLFLEQDGKTRVTIFARVEPMDQVDSILNELALDFAKVNQPQPQPSTSTGVTRLRLSRDGNEAFEASFHQAMHYLETTLEKIVLAREVVYELDRPLDVAAVVAELEDTQPGSYVFCFQPNPEEAFIGATPERLVLKRGRRLETAAVAGSAPRHATDEMDEALGQSLLQDQKNRVEHGIVADSIERTLSVFSEELDCPDTPILLKNRHIQHLYTPITAHLKEDVTLFQLIEKLHPTPALGGEPKQLAVDAIQEIETFERGWYGSPVGWMNGQDDGEFIVAIRSGLFTERAVILYAGCGLVEGSHLDSELAETETKLSPMVQALGHIGSIEKDDIYVD; translated from the coding sequence ATGGCTTACGCTCAACAAGAGCTAAAACAGTGTATCGAACAGGCCGTCAGTCAGGCGAACGCCTCACAACGACCTATACTCGCTTCGTATTCATGGGAAATCGAAGCAACTGACATGCGTTCCCTCGAACAGGGTATCGAGGAACGATTTTATTTCGCGACACCTGATCGCTCGATGCGGGCCATCGGGTTTGGCATCGTACAACAACTTCAGGCTTCAGGAACGGATCGCTTTTTACGAATTCAATCGCAATGGGCAAACTTGAATCGCGATCATGTCGGTCATGATTTATTTGCGTTCAGCGGATTTTCGTTTACCGAACTCAAACAACCGGATTATCGTTGGTCTTCCTTCGGAGACGCTTCGATGACGATTCCGAAGTTTTTATTTCTAGAACAAGATGGCAAGACACGTGTGACGATTTTTGCTCGCGTCGAGCCCATGGATCAAGTCGATTCTATTTTAAATGAACTCGCACTCGATTTCGCCAAAGTCAATCAACCGCAACCGCAACCATCGACTTCGACAGGCGTCACGCGCTTACGACTATCGCGGGATGGAAATGAAGCCTTTGAAGCTTCGTTCCATCAAGCCATGCACTACTTGGAGACGACACTTGAAAAAATCGTCCTGGCGCGCGAAGTCGTCTATGAGCTGGATCGTCCGCTTGACGTAGCCGCTGTCGTCGCTGAACTCGAAGATACGCAGCCCGGCAGCTATGTCTTCTGTTTCCAACCGAATCCGGAAGAAGCCTTCATCGGCGCTACGCCGGAACGACTCGTCTTAAAACGTGGACGTCGTCTTGAAACCGCAGCCGTCGCTGGTTCTGCACCACGCCACGCAACGGATGAGATGGACGAAGCACTCGGTCAATCGTTATTACAAGATCAAAAGAACCGGGTAGAGCACGGAATCGTCGCGGATTCAATCGAACGGACATTATCTGTATTTTCAGAGGAACTGGATTGTCCGGATACGCCGATTCTCTTGAAGAATCGCCATATCCAACATCTTTATACACCGATCACAGCTCATTTAAAAGAAGATGTGACGTTATTTCAATTAATCGAAAAACTGCATCCGACACCTGCACTTGGGGGCGAGCCCAAGCAGTTAGCAGTCGATGCCATCCAAGAAATCGAAACGTTCGAACGAGGATGGTACGGTTCACCTGTTGGTTGGATGAACGGACAGGATGACGGGGAATTCATCGTTGCCATTCGATCTGGATTGTTTACAGAACGGGCGGTCATTCTTTACGCCGGTTGCGGTCTCGTCGAAGGCTCTCATCTCGATAGTGAACTGGCAGAGACGGAAACTAAACTATCACCGATGGTACAAGCACTTGGACACATCGGTTCGATTGAAAAGGATGATATTTATGTTGACTAA